The sequence below is a genomic window from Meiothermus sp. Pnk-1.
CACTCGGATCTCACCAAAAGCCGTGTCCCGACCGCTGATCTGCGGCTCAAACGGCGGTTGCTCCGGTTCAACTTGCTCGACGTGGTGATCGCCATGAGCATCGCCGGGCTCATCAATATGTCCATGCTGGCCGCGGCGGCAGCCACCTTTCACGCGGCGGGGAAATCGGATATAGCCGACCTCACCACCGCCTACCAGACCCTCACTCCCCTTTTGGGGCCGCTGGCCGCGCTAGCTTTTGGGGTGGCCCTGCTGGCTTCTGGAATATCCTCAAGCACCGTGGGCACCATGTCCGGGCAGGTCATCATGCAGGGCTTTGTCCAGTTCCAGATTCCCCTATGGCTGCGCCGGCTGATCACCATGCTCCCGGCCTTCGTGGTGATCCTGTTGGGCCTCGACCCCACCAATGTGCTGGTACTCTCCCAGGTGGTGCTCTCCTTTGGTATCCCCTTCGCCCTGATCCCCCTGCTGCTCTTCACCGCCAACCGGCGCATCATGGGCGAGCTGGCCAACTCCAAGCTGGTCACCTACACTGGCTGGGTTATCGCCGCTTTCATCATCGGGCTCAACCTCTACCTGCTCTACCAAACCCTCCTGGGAGGATAAGGACAGTGGGTGCGCATCTTCACGCCCCGGCTCGGTTATGGCCGGGGCCTGGTTATGCGATCCACCGCGTACCGCGAACTCCGCCCAATGCCCCCGCCCCCCCTGAGGCTCACGGCACGTCCCGGCTAGCCCGGTTGCCCGCCGCGTCCACCGCGATCACGGTGGCGCGCTTGGCGGGAACCTCGACGAAGAAGGGCACATCCTTGCCCTTGGGCAGCGAGAGCGGGCTGAAGCGGCCTCCGTACTCGAGCGCTACCCGGTCGACCCCGGTATCGTCGGAGACTTTTCCGGTGATGCGGATGCCGGTTTGCACCTGGAAAGTTTCGGTGCGGGTCTCCTGGACGGTCTGGGGAGCGGAGGTGGGGTCGTTGGGGTCGGCGGGCTTGGTCACCTCCACCTGGCGGCTACGGGTGCGCGTCTCGTACACCGGCTCGAGGCGCTCGATTTTGATCACCGGCGGCTGCGCGTCGAGCACCAGCGGCAGCTTGAGCGTTCGCGTGAGTCCTGCGGTATTGGTCGCGCTCAGGGTGAGTTCCACCTGGCCCGATTGCAAAGCCTCCAGGCGGAATTTGAAGCTCACCAGCTTCTTGCCCCGCTCCTCCGCCGCCAAGAGCTCGCGCTCTCCCTGGGCGCTCGAGACCCGCACGCTCTGCACCCCGCTATCGTCGAGGGCGTAACCCTCCACGCTGAGCGAGCGGCCCCGCGCCACCACTCCGCCCGGCGGGCTGGTCACCCCCAAGAGCGGGGGGGTGAGGTCTTGGGTACGGGTGCAGGCGCTGAGCAAAACCAACAACAAGAGGGGAGCAAAGCGCATCCCCTCCATGATAGGGCTTTTCCGCTATTGGCGGAAAATGATGCCCACCCGTCCCCCGAAATCCAAACCGAATCCACGCCAACTCGCCAGGTCGCCCAATCCGATGCCCACCCCGAGCTGACCCTCACCGTAGGCGCTAAAGGGCATCCCTGGGAACTGGTACTCGAGCCCGACCAGGCCGTGAGGAAAAAGATAGATCCCGGTATAGCCGGCTGCCGTCCAGAAACCCACCCCGGCCCCCGCGCCGAAGTACCAGTTGAAGTCGAAGCCTGGGGCTGCCGGCAGGGCGCTTTTGCCGATCATATAGGCCGCGTCGCCACCGAAACCGAACCCGCTCAGCCCCGCGCCCACCCGGAAAGGCCCAGTCTGGAACTGAGCCCCGATCCAGGTCGGCCAGCCCGAGTAGATGCCGAATCCAGAGGATTGAGCAGCAGCAAACGAGAACAGAACCACGACGACGAGAAGCGCCAACCGCTTTTTCATCTGATACCTCCGAGGAGAGTCAGCCAAAGATACAACTTTTTGCTCTTGCTCTCCTAGAGCGAACTATACCGGCTCGGCGTTACTCGAGCGTTACTGCCCCAGCCCCACGAAAAAAGGCGGTGCGCAGCGCACCGCCTCAGGTCAGCATAAACCCGCTTAGGGGAAGTAGACGCGCGGGCCCACCACGATGCTCAATCCAACCCCCGAGCCCCCACCGGCGAAGCTCACCCCTAGCTGCAGCTCCGTACGGAGGGAAAAATACCTCTCTAGCGGGAACTCGAGCCCGGCGATGCCGCGTAGTCCGAAAGCGGTGGCCCCACCTGCGGTCAAACCGACCCCTCCGCCCAAGTTGAAGTTGAGGTTGGAAGCCTGCACCGGATAGAGCACGTCGGCGAAAAGGCCAAAACTTGCCGCCCCTCCCGCCGCCGCAATGACGACTCCCCCCCGCGCATCCAGCGGGCCAAGCAGCCGCTCAGCCCCCACGGTTGCCCCTAGGCTAAGGCCAAAGCCCGGCACCAGGCTCAGCTCACCCCCGAGCGCCTCCCCAAACAACCTCCCCTGGGCTGAAGCCACCGATACCGCCAGTGCGGCCACCAAAGCGATCCACAGGCGTTTCATCATACTTACCTCCGCGCACCAGGATAGCACAGGGCGATTTCAGATTTCTACCAACTTCTTCAGAATGGCTTAATGATGGAGGGCACTTCAGGTCGTATAGAGCGCATTGATGCGAATGTACTCCTCGGTAAGGTCGCAGCCCCAGGCTACCCCCTGCCCCTCTCCCTCGCCTAGGTCTACCTCGACGATTACCTCTTCCGCCCGCATGGCTGTGCTGGCGGCCACGCGGTCGAACTCGAGCACCCGCCCCGCATATAGGGGGATCCCCTGGAGGGAGATCCGCACCCGCTCCACCGCGAAGTGGGCCCCGGATTTGCCGATGGCCATCATCACCCGGCCCCAGTTGGGGTCGTTGCCGTAGACGGCGCTCTTCCATAGAGGGCTGGCCGCCACCGCCAGCGCAGCCTTACGCGCCTCCTCGTCCGAGCGGGCCCCGCTGACCTTTACGGTGAGCAGCTTGGTGGCCCCCTCGCCGTCGCGGGCCAGTTGCCGGGCCAGCGAGACGCACACCCCCTCGACCGCCGCCCAAAACTCTGCGGGCGGGACTTCCCCCGCTGCCCCGTTGCTCAGGAGCACCGCCATGTCGTTGGTGGAGGTGTCGGTGTCCACCGTGACCTGGTTGAAGCTCCTGTCCACCACCGCCTTCCAACCCCGGCGGAGCTCGGTTTGGGGAACTGCGGCGTCGGTGAGGACGTAGGCCAGCATGGTGGCCATATTGGGCTGGATCATCCCGCTGCCCTTGCAGATGCCCACCACCCGGGCCCCTCCGGGGAGCTCGGCTTCGGCCATCTTGGGTACCAAGTCGGTGGTGAGGATGGCCTCCATGAAGGGATCCACCTCGGGCCCTAGCTGGATCTGCGGCAGCCCCGCCGCGATCTTCTCGATGGGCAAGGGCTGGCCGATCACCCCGGTGGAGCCGGTCAGGACGGCCTCTGGAGCGATTCCCAGTTGAGCCGCAGCCAGCTCGGCCATGCGGCGGTCGGCCTCCACCCCCGCCTGTCCGGTGGCGCAGTTGGCGTTGCCGGCATTGACCACGATCGCTTGGAGCAATCCCCCGCTGGCGTATAGCTGTCGCCCCCGGTGCACGCAAGGGGCCGCGGCCCGGTTCAGCGTGCCTACGAAGGCCCAGGTACAGGGAACCCCGGCGACCAATAGGCCCAGGTCTGGCTTGCCCGAGGGTTTGATCCCCGCCCGCGTGGATCCGGCGCGAAAGCCGATAGGTAGTCTCATGCCGATAGCTTAACGCCTTCGCCCTGCGCAGGGGTTGCCCGCAGGCCCAGGGCCTCCTGGTAGACCTCGAGGTACCGGGGCAGGATCACCTCGGGGTGAAAGCACTCGACCGCCCGGGCCCGCGCCTGCTCACCCAGGCGCCGGTGATGGACCGGCTGGGAGAGGGCCTCGAGGGCCGCCTCGGCCATCCCCTCGATATCGCCCACCGCCCGCAGGTAGCCGGTCTTTCCCTCCTCCACCACCTCCGGCAGCCCCCCCACCCGGCTCGCCACCACCGGCACCCCGCAGGCCATCCCCTCCAGCACGGCCAGGCCGAACGACTCCTGTTCGGAGGGCATCAGCATGAGGTCGGCCAGGCCCAGCACCCGCTCGACCTCGGGGATGAACTCCAAAAACTGCACCCGGCCCATCACCTCGAGTTCCTGGGCCAGCGCGAAGCACTCCGGGCGCTCAGGGCCATCCCCCACCATCAGGAGCCGGGCGGGGAGCTTGGCGGCGACCTTGGCAAAGATCCGGATCACGTCCTGGGGCCGCTTGACCCGGCGGAAGTTAGAGACATGGATGAGCAGGGCCTCATCGGGCTGGGCAAAGCGGGCCCGCAGCAGCGGATCCTGGATGGGCTTGAAGCGCTCGGGGTCCACCCAGTTGTGGATCACGTGGATGGGGCGGTGGATGCCGAAAGCCGCCTGGGTATGGCGGGCCAGGTCGTGCGAGACCGCCGTCACCGCGTCGGAAGCCTCGATGGCGTGGCGGGTGGTGTCCTTCAGCGCGGGCTCGAGGCCCAACAGCGTCACGTCGGTGCCGTGCAAGGTGGTCACCACCCGGAAAGCCCCGCGGGTGATCTCGCGGGCCAGGAGGGCGCTGGTGGCGTGGGGGATGGCGTAGTGGGCATGCACGATCTCGATCTGGTGCTCCTCGACCAGCCGGGTCAGGGCGTTGGCCGCGGTGAGGGTGGAGAGCGCGTCGTCGAAAAGGGGATAGTCTACCGTACCGATCTGGTGGAACTGTACGTGCTCGCGCCCGACGGCGGCATCCGCGGGGGTCACCCCCAACAGCCGCCCGATCCTGCGGATCATGCCCTGGAAGAAGCTCTCGCTGCGCCAATCGGGTTCCTGGGTCAGGCGAAAGGGCCGCCTGGGGGCCACGATGTGGACCTGATGACCCCGCTTGGCCAGGGCCAGGGCCAGTTCGGTCGCGACCACCCCCGAGCCCCCCGCAGAGGCGTGACACAAGATCGCTATGTTCATCCAGCACCTCCTCGCCTTGGGACGCTAATCCCGGCTCAAAACGGGCAGACAGGGTCTTGCCTCTGGGCAGAAAATATGCCCGGAAGCTGAGAGTTGACTGAGGGATAAGGCCCAGCCAGCCTCATAGCAGCGTACGGAACGGCCTCGAGCGGGAGGTTAGGAATTAAAGGCGATAGCTGTACGCCCTTTCCGTCCCTATCATCAGGTCGAGGTTCTGCACCGCCGCCCCCGAGGCCCCCTTGCCCAGGTTGTCGAAGCGGGCGATGAGCAGGGCCTGCTCGCGCTCGGGGTTGGTGTAGACGAAGAGCTCCATGCGGTTGGTACCGTTGAGGGTTTGGGGGTCGAGCACGGGGTGGTGGGCGCCATAGGTCTCCAGGGGCATCACCGTGACGAAGCGCTGGCCCCGGTAGTGCTCGGCTAGGGCCGCGTGCAGCTCGGCAGCCTTAACCCGCTGCGGCAGGGTCCACAGGTGCACCGGGATCACGATGAGCATGCCCTGGGCGAAGCGGCCCACCGCGGGGGTGAAGATGGGCGGGTGGGTCAGGCGGGAGTACTGGGTCATCTCGGGCACGTGCTTGTGGGTCAGCTCGAGGCCATAGGCGCGGTAATCCCCGGCCAGGCGGTGCTCGCCGCGGCCCTCCATGGCCTCGATGAGCTGCCGCCCGCCGCCGCTGTAACCCGAGATTCCCTGCACCGAGGCCGCGAAGTCGTGGGGCAAGAGCCCGGCGTCCACCAACGGGCGCAAGAGGGCGATGGCCCCGGTGGCATAGCAGCCGGGGTTGGCGACGAAGCGGGCCCGGCGGATTCGCTCCGGCTGTTCGGAGCTCATCTCGGGGAAGCCGTAGACCCAGCCCTCGGCCACCCGGTGCGCAGAGCTGGCGTCGAGGAGGCGGGTGTCGGGGTTCTCCACCAGGCCCACCGTCGCCCTGGCCACGTCGTCGTGCAGGCAGAGGATGGCCACGTCGGCCTGGTTCAAGAGGCGCTTGCGCTCGGCCTCGTCCTTGCGCTTGGCGGGGTCTATCGAAAGGAGTTCGAGGTCGTTGCGCCCGGCGAGCCGTAGGCGAATCTGTAGCCCGGTGGTCCCCGCTTCCCCGTCGATGAAGATCTTCGGCTTTCTCATCGTTTACCAGGACAGTACTAGAGGCGCGTCAGGGAAAGCCAGGGGAGCTACCGGTTCGGCGGGGTCGTGATCCCGACGGGAGAGGTAACGGCTGCCCTTGGGCTGGCGGTAGACCTCGACCCGGTAGGCCTCAGGGTTTACGATCCAGACCTCAGGGATGCTGGCCTTCGCGTACACGGCCAGCTTTTTGCGGTCGTCCTCGAGGGTGGTTACGGCGACCTCGAGCACAAGGTACACGTCCTGGGCCTGAGGGTGTTCATGGCGATAATCGGCCACCCGGATCAGGGCCAGGTCGGGCTGGGGCATGGAGTGCTGGCCCAAACGGAGGGGGTTCTGGGTGCTAACCAGGGCCCTGCCCCGGAAATTCTCGTAGAGCGCGTCCTGAAACTTGCGTACCAGCGTGGCGTGAAGCGGTCCTATGGCCGGCATTTCGTAGACGACTCCCTCGATGAGTTCATAGCGCTTGTCCGGCGGCAAGTTCAGGCGGTAGAAGTCTTCCACCGTCAACTTGTAGCGACGAGAGAGAGTTTGAGGCTCACGTACCGCCATGATCTCAGTCTACCCCCTCAGCCCAGCAGGTGGTACAGCAGCGCCTTCTGCGCGTGCAGGCGGTTCTCGGCCTGGTCGAAGACCCGGCTCTTGGGGTGCAAGGTGGCCTCCTCGACCACCTCCTCGCCGTAGTGGGCCGGCAGGCAGTGCAGGAAGATGCCGTCCGGGGCGATGAGATCCAGCATGGCCGGGGTCACCTGGAAGCCGGCGAAGTCCTTGATCTTGCGGCGCTGGCTGGCTTCTTGCTCCTGGCCCATGGAAACCCACACGTCGGTGTAGAGCACCTGGGCGCCCCGGGCGGCCTCGAGGGGGTCGTGGGTGAGGGTGATGTCGGCCCCCAGCTTGAGGGCCTCCATCAGGATCAGCGCGTTGGGCTCGTAGCCGCGCGGGGTGGCGATGGTGAGCTTGGCCCCCGAGAGCACCGCGCACTGGATGTGGGCGTTGGCCATGTTGTTGCCGTCGCCGATGTAGGCCACCCGCAGGCCGCGGGTGTCGGGGAAGGACTCCTCGATGGTCTGGTAGTCGGCCAGGAGCTGCACCGGGTGCAATAGGTCGGAGAGGCCGTTGATGACCGGCTTGGAGGAGTAGCGGGCCAGCTCTTCGAGCGTGGAATGGAGGTAGACCCGCGCCATGATGCCATCCACCCAGCGCTCGAGGTTCAGGGCGATGTCCCGCACCGGCTCGCGGGTGCCCAGCCCGATCTCGGCGTTGGTGAGGTTGACGGCGTGCCCGCCGAGCTGGTTCATGGCCACCTCGAAGGTGGTGCGGGTGCGCAGGGAGGGCTTCTCGAAGATCATGGCCAGGGTTTGGCCCTCGAGGGGGCGTTGGCCCTTGAACTCCCCCCGCTTCATGGCGTGGGCGGTATCCAGGACCAGGCGGTACTCCGCAGGGGAAAGATCGAGGTTGGAGAGGAAATCGCGCCCCTTCAGGCTCGAGACGGTTGGCTTCGCTTCGACCACGGGAATCCTCCATAAGCTCGCATAACTAAGCAAGCGAGAGTTTGATTATACGCCCAAACCCCGCTGGCCCAGCCGGCTACCATTTGGCAATCAATTTTTCAATCACAAATACTTCCTCTTGACAATAGTTCATTTTGAAAGTAAATTGGTGAGGTTATGTCTTGGACGGTACTCACCCGTATGTGGAAGCTCATGCGGGACCTCCGAGATGAGACCCTACCCCAGCTCGAGCGCCTGGGGCTGGCCCCTAACGACCCCTGGCTGCTGGCGGGCATCGAGCACCACCACCACCCCACCGAGGTGGTGCGTCTGACGCAGATGCCCGCCCCCACGGTAAGCCAGATGCTCAAGCGGCTCGAGGCCGAGGGGTTGCTGGTCCGCTCGCTCGATCCCTCCGACCTGCGGCGCTACCGCTTCGAGCTGACCCCTCGAGGCTGCGAGGTGTTAAGGGAAAGCCGCACCTTGCTTATGGGCGCGATGGAGCGGAGGCTCGAGCGCCTCACCCCCGAGCAGCGCCGCCAGTTCGTCGAGCTGCTGGATATTCTCGTCCAGAGCGATCCCGAGAAAGCAAGAAAGGAGTGATTATGGCCGAACCCATCCGCCCGGCTCCTGCCGAACCGGCGCACAACGGAATTCCACGCGAAAACCGCCTGACGCTTATCGGCATCATGTTAGGGCTATTCCTAGCCGCCCTCGACCAGACCATCGTCTCTACCGCGCTGCCCAAGATCATCGCCGACCTCAACGGCACCGAGCTATATGCTTGGGTCACTACCGCTTATCTGTTGGCCTCCACGGTCTCGGCCCCTATCTTCGGGCGCCTGACCGAACTCTTCAGCCGCAAGTCCATCCTGCTCATCGCCATTCTGATCTTCCTGGGGGGCTCAGCGCTGTGCGGGCTGAGCCAGAACATGCCCGAGCTGATCATCTTCCGCGGCATTCAGGGGATCGGCGGCGGGGCGCTGTTTGCCCTGGCCCTCACCACCATCGCGGTGCTCTTCCCTCCGCGCGAGCGCGGACGGGTGGGGGGGCTCTTCGGCGCCGTCTTCGGGGTCAGCAGCGCGGTCGGCCCCTGGCTGGGCGGTCTCCTCACCGATCACCTCTCCTGGCACTGGGTCTTCTACATCAACATGCCCGTAGGGGCAGTGGCCCTGTGGTTCATCGGGCGCTTCATGCCCCGCCTGAGGCCCGACCACCGCGAGAGCTTCGACTTTCTGGGGGCCGCGCTACTCATCGCCTGGACGGTTCCGCTGATGCTGGCCTTCTCCTGGGGCGGCAGCACCTACCCCTGGGGCAGCCCCCGCATCCTGGGCCTGTTCGCCCTGAGTGCGGTAGCCCTGGCGCTGTGGGTCTGGTCGCAAAACCGCGAGAAGCACCCACTGTTCGACCTCTCGATCCTCAAGATTCGCACCTTCAGCATCGCCTCGATCGCCGTCTTCTTCTACGGGCCGGCTTTCTTGGGGGCGGTGGCCTTCTTGCCGCTGTACCTGCAGGTGGTGAAGGGGGTCTCGGCCTCGGCCTCGGGGGTCACGGTGCTGCCGATGACCCTAGGGGTGGTGCTCGGCGCTACCGGGAGCGGGATTCTCTCGGGGCGGCTGGGCCGCTACAAGCCCCTGCTCATCATCGGCACCCTCTGGCTGCTGGCGGTCTTTCTTACCTTGCATTTCGTGCTGAGCGTGAACACCCCGTTGTGGCTGGCGATTGTTTTCTTCTTCCTGCTGGGGCTCGGCCTGGGGCCTTCCCAGTCGCTGTTGCAGATCGCGGCGCAAAACAACATCCCGCCGCAGCGTCTGGGTTCGGCCACCGCAGCCACCCAGCTCATCCGGCAGATCGGCTCCACCATCGGGATCGCGCTGTTGGGAACGGTGCTCACCCAAAACCTCAACGCCGAGACCTGCAAGGTCTTCCCGGACAACGCCTCGTGCAAGCCCGGGGCGCTGATGCAGCGGAACAACGAAGGCGGCACGGGGGCCAACCTGGATGAGCAGTTCCAAAAGCTCGAGGCCCAGATCGTCGCTGCCCTCAAAGGAGATGAGGCGGCCTACGAAGAGCTGCTGGCGAACAAGGATCTCCCTGAGGACGTAAAGGGCAAGCTGGTCAGAGGGGGGCTCCCGGCCCAGTTCAAGGACATCGAGGCTAAGGTGATCGCCGCGCTCAAAGGCGACGAAAGGGCCTACGCCGAGCTGGTAAACGATCCCAACGTCCCCACCGAGCTCAAGTCCAAGTTGGTCAAGGGCGGCATCCCCGCGCAGTTCCAAAAGCTCGAGGCCCAGGTCACCGCCGCGCTCAAAGGCGACGAAAGGGCCTACGCCGAGCTGGTAAACGATCCCAACGTCCCCGCCGAGCTCAAGTCCAAGTTGGTCAAGGGGGGCATCCCCGCCCAGTTCAAGGAGCTGGGGGATCAGGTCGAAGCCGCCCTGCGCGGGGATATCGCCGCCTACAACGCCCTGATGCGCAACCCCCAGGTCCCCGCCGAGCTCAAGTCCCGCCTCGTCAAGGGGGGCATCCCCGCCCAGTTCAAGGAGCTCGAGCGCCAGGTGGAGGCTGCCCTGCGAGGAGACCTGCGAGCCTATAACGCCCTGGTGAGCAACCCACAAGTCCCCGCCGAGCTCAAGTCCAAGTTGGTCAAGGGGGGCATCCCCGCCCAGTTCAAGGAGCTGGGGGATCAGGTCGAAGCCGCCCTGCGCGGGGATATCGCCGCCTACAACGCCCTGATGCGCAACCCGCAAGTCCCCGCCGAGCTGAAATCCCGCTTGATCAAAGGCGGCATCCCCGCCCAGTTCCAAGCGCTCGAGGCCCAAGTGGAGGCCGCCCTTAGGGGGGATGAGGCCGCCTACACCGCCCTCATCCGCAACCCCCAGGTCCCCGCCGAGCTCAAGTCCCGCCTCGTCAAGGGGGGCATCCCCGCCCAGTTCAAGGAGCTCGAGGGGCTTTTGATCGCAGCGCTGAACGGGGATCCCCAGGCTTACCAGGCCGTGCAGAACAACCCGCAGATCCCGGCCCGGTTCAAGGGGCAAATCCCTCAGGGCGGGATCGCCGCCCAGGTTCAGGCCCAGCTCGCCCAGACCGAAAGCCTGCTCGAGGCCGCCCTCCAGGGCGACGCCCAGGCCGCCCAGGCGCTGCGGGCCACCCCCAACCTGGACCCCCGCATCCAGGCCCTCCTGGATAACCCGCCCCCTCCGGAAGCCCGCCCCGCAGCCTTGGCCCAGGTCAAAGCCGGGCTCGAGGCCCAGCTCCCGCAGATCGTCGCGGCGGCCACCCAGCAGGCCACATCCGGAATCAAGGCTGGCTTACAGCAGGCCCAGGCCGAGGCGTTGGCCCAGGCTATTGCCGGGGTCAAGGCGGGCTTGGCCCAGGCCCAGAGCCAGGCCATCGCGGCAGCCGTTGCCGCGGTACGGGAAAACCTGCGCCAAGCCCAGGCCCAGGCCACCGAGGCGGCCATCGCAGCGGTCAGGAAGAACCTCCAGGCCGCCCAGACCAGCGCCACCGAACAGGCGGTACGAGCGGTGCGGGAAAACCTGCGCCAAGCCCAGGCCCAGGCCACCGAACAAGCGGTACGGGCCGTGGTCGAGAACCTGCGCCAAGCCCAGGCTACCGCCGAGGAAAAAGCCATCCGGGCGGTGCGGGAGAACCTGGCGACGGCTGAGCAAAAAGCCCTGGTGGAAGTGCCGCAGACCGTGGTGGCCAACCTCGAGCAGACCAAGGCCAAGCTCCATAACGCGCTGAACAACGGCATCACCAACGCCGAGAAGAACATTTTCCTCTACGCCGCGGCTTTTGTGCTGATCTCGCTGGTTTTCATCGGGCTGCTGCCCAACGACGAACTGCGGGGCGGGGGCGGCTTTGGGGCTCGAGGCGGGCAGGCCGGGCCGCCTGTGGCGGCGCACTAGGAGTGTTCCCAACTCGTTGCCAACCACTTCTCCTATGGAGGTTCCCTGGAGCAACCCGATGCCCTAGGCTTCAACCGCCGCTCTAAACCAAGCGCTGGGGCAGGAGGCTGCAAAAGCCCCTGCCCTTGAATCTTGGTGTAACCTCAGAGGAACTCGCTACACGTCCTCTTTTGGACTCCGCACCAAGACTTGCTTGAGCAGCGCTTTCATTCGTTGGACGTACTCCTCGTGGCTCCAGCCGCACTCTACAGTCAGGTTTTCCCAGGTCTGTACCGACATCAGCGCCCACAGCAGGTCACTGGCGGCTTGCGGCGACCACCCGGAGGCCAGCATTCCGTCACGGAGTAGACAATTGATTACTTTGCGGCTGTTTTCACGCAGCATTCGGGTGCGGTCGTCCCAAGCGGCAGCAGCATCTGGGTCGGTCTCGCGGGCCGAGAGCAGTGCTTTGGACAGCCCGTAAACCTCAGGGATGTAGTTCCCCCAGATCTCGAGGTAGGTCTCGAACGATTCCACCCCGGTGACGGCTTGTTGTCCCTGGCGCAACCGCTCTTCGAGACCCCGCACTTGGTCGAGGTAGTGGGTAGTGGCAATCAACAGCTCGGCGCGGGAACGAAAATACAGATAGAGCGCTTGCCGGGATATACCCGCGGCCTTAGCAATATCGCTCATCCGCACCCCCTCTCCCCGCTTTTCTTCCATCAACCGCCAAGCCTCTCTGAGGATGCGCTCTCGGGTATCGGTTTGCGGACTTGACATTGCGTCAAGCATACCCTATACTCGCCTCACGCCGACTTGACATCGTGTAAAGCTCATAGGGGGTGCGTTTGGGTAAGGCACCCTTGGGCACGGTCTGCTGTTGCTCCTGACTCGTCAAGGAGGGTATCATGACCGGAAGTAGTGTGGCTTCGATAGCGAGGTTCGCCTTTTCCCGATGGGCGAAAGCTGCCACGGTAGTGGGGGTTCCGCTGGCACTAGCGGTGCTCGAGCTGTTTCACCCCCATGTCCGTGACCCCACTGAACTCAGCCGACAAAGCTTGCCCACCTGGTTGCTGGTGCATTATCTTCAGATCGCCCTGTTTCCCTTGGCAGCCCTTAGCCTTGGGCTACTCACCGCTGGACTTAGCGGCCCGATGGTAGTGTTGTCACGAATTGCCTTGTTCGTCTTTGCGGTAGATTTCGTGGCCTTCGACACCGCCGCTGGGGTAACGACCGGAGTGTTGGTGGAGGCGGCTCAGAACGCAGGGGCGCTGGCGGCCTGGCAAGCCCCGCTGCTAACGGTATGGAACCATCCGATAATCGGCGGGATGGGTTCACCGCTGTTGGCGGTGGTGGGAACTACCGCTTGGCTGGTAGGCGCGCTAGCATCAGCCTTTACCCTGCGTCGGGCTGGGGCTTCGTGGGGTTTAGTAGCGTTACTGGGCGTCTCAGCGTTGGGCCTTGCGGTGTTTAGAACCCACGCCTGGCCGGGTGGCCCGCTGAGTTTTGGAGCCCTGGCTTTGGCCGCAGCTTGGGGGCAGTGGGGGGGCGCGGCTCAGCACTCAGGAGGTGGCCGATGACCGTTAACCCGAGGGGAAACACCTTGCGGGTGGGTGATATGGAAGTTTGGTACAAGGTGACGGGCAGCGGTCCACCCTTGGTCGTACAGTCACCCGGCTGGGGCTTTGGCAGTGCGTTCTATCAGCAAACTCTGAATCCCCTGGAGGGGCACTTCACCCTGCTCTATTACGATACCCCCGGCAGCGGCCAGTCAGCAGCTCCGCGCCAAGAAGATATCCAGGTGGGCACCTTTGTAGAAGTCCTCGAGGCCCTGCGCCACCACTTGCACCTGGAGGCCTTCGCCCTGCTAGGCCACTCGCACGGCGGCTTTATCGCTATGAACTACGCCCTGAAGTACCCGCAATCTCTATCTCACCTCGTGTTAGTGGGAGCGCAGCTGGGGGTGGAAGAACCGGAGCAAGACCTGGAGCGCACTCTGCCAACTC
It includes:
- a CDS encoding TetR/AcrR family transcriptional regulator, which gives rise to MSSPQTDTRERILREAWRLMEEKRGEGVRMSDIAKAAGISRQALYLYFRSRAELLIATTHYLDQVRGLEERLRQGQQAVTGVESFETYLEIWGNYIPEVYGLSKALLSARETDPDAAAAWDDRTRMLRENSRKVINCLLRDGMLASGWSPQAASDLLWALMSVQTWENLTVECGWSHEEYVQRMKALLKQVLVRSPKEDV
- a CDS encoding MDR family MFS transporter; its protein translation is MAEPIRPAPAEPAHNGIPRENRLTLIGIMLGLFLAALDQTIVSTALPKIIADLNGTELYAWVTTAYLLASTVSAPIFGRLTELFSRKSILLIAILIFLGGSALCGLSQNMPELIIFRGIQGIGGGALFALALTTIAVLFPPRERGRVGGLFGAVFGVSSAVGPWLGGLLTDHLSWHWVFYINMPVGAVALWFIGRFMPRLRPDHRESFDFLGAALLIAWTVPLMLAFSWGGSTYPWGSPRILGLFALSAVALALWVWSQNREKHPLFDLSILKIRTFSIASIAVFFYGPAFLGAVAFLPLYLQVVKGVSASASGVTVLPMTLGVVLGATGSGILSGRLGRYKPLLIIGTLWLLAVFLTLHFVLSVNTPLWLAIVFFFLLGLGLGPSQSLLQIAAQNNIPPQRLGSATAATQLIRQIGSTIGIALLGTVLTQNLNAETCKVFPDNASCKPGALMQRNNEGGTGANLDEQFQKLEAQIVAALKGDEAAYEELLANKDLPEDVKGKLVRGGLPAQFKDIEAKVIAALKGDERAYAELVNDPNVPTELKSKLVKGGIPAQFQKLEAQVTAALKGDERAYAELVNDPNVPAELKSKLVKGGIPAQFKELGDQVEAALRGDIAAYNALMRNPQVPAELKSRLVKGGIPAQFKELERQVEAALRGDLRAYNALVSNPQVPAELKSKLVKGGIPAQFKELGDQVEAALRGDIAAYNALMRNPQVPAELKSRLIKGGIPAQFQALEAQVEAALRGDEAAYTALIRNPQVPAELKSRLVKGGIPAQFKELEGLLIAALNGDPQAYQAVQNNPQIPARFKGQIPQGGIAAQVQAQLAQTESLLEAALQGDAQAAQALRATPNLDPRIQALLDNPPPPEARPAALAQVKAGLEAQLPQIVAAATQQATSGIKAGLQQAQAEALAQAIAGVKAGLAQAQSQAIAAAVAAVRENLRQAQAQATEAAIAAVRKNLQAAQTSATEQAVRAVRENLRQAQAQATEQAVRAVVENLRQAQATAEEKAIRAVRENLATAEQKALVEVPQTVVANLEQTKAKLHNALNNGITNAEKNIFLYAAAFVLISLVFIGLLPNDELRGGGGFGARGGQAGPPVAAH